The region TCCTATGATTAATTGTTAGCAACAAATTAAGACTCATATAATATAGGCctcgtttgttgcagcttaattaaaaaaattatagtttctaaaacttagaataagttgtgaacttgtttgttacaacttcTCAGAAGTTGTAATTAaacagttgtggtgtttgataccataagctgtaaaataacttatttttgtataatttttcataatacccttaatggttataaaatgataatttaaaaattaattagtgtatatgtataagtttcaagtgttataaaaaaattaattagtgtatagagagaaagagagatggtgAGTGAGAAGaatagatttgaaaatggagatggcgatGGAGAAGAGAGACCCTTTATTGTGTAGACAGAAgagtaattatttgttaaaaatatgggtaaaattgttaaaaaaatgtaactgtttAATTAGAAGTTGGGGTACTCCAACTTTGAAAAAGCCAggttctaccccttctaaaagctagtagaagttATAAGCTATAATTCtaaaagttaaaacaaatactacatacccacttttttgaagctagaagctaaaaattacagcttttaagttgcaacaaacagGCCCCATATACTTTAAAGGTTCTCTTAAAGTACTTGCATTGAATATACTTGATTTTTGACATCTAAATACTTCTATTGATTTACAAACTATAATGTATTTATtagcaaataataaaaatatttgaatgctAAAAACAAACAGTGAGGGATGGATGAAATAAAATAGTGGATTTAGGGATTATTCAATTTTagatacattttttatttttggaccAAATACGGTGAGATAGGTATTATTGCGATACTACCAAactatataatgtatatatggCACAATTATGCATTTTTCATAGACGATTATAAAATAACAACACTAATATATTATCTGACTTGCCATTCCCATATCGTGTATGTATGATAAGATCATGTATGATGTATCGTAGGATCATGTACCCCCAGTGTAGCTCCAATACATACacatatgaaaataattttatatttttttaaatgttgttataaattattaattatgatcttccaattaaaattatacttataatcacaatttttttaataattataactacaactataattataattaataatttattttttttatcataatagaatttatacttattttatatttttttaattgtgtttGTCGGTTGTAATTGAATCAATCAAATTACTCGGAGGGACTGATTTAATTGAGGGGGCGAAATGGTGTGTTTAATTGAAGGGAGATTTTAAGTCTGTTATTGTCTAAACTACATCAGTGCCGGGTAATAAAAATGGttcgatatttttaatttttcaatttattcaatttgaacATTTATTTGATCCagttggtttgatttttaaaaaaatttagtctaatcaatttgaataatttgattaattcgattacatttaatcatttatgttgtCCGACATTGACGTAAATCAGACAATAACAAAGTTAAAACTCTCTTATATTAAACCCCCCATTTCGCACCCCGCTCCCCCAATTAAATTATGTCAAATCTCTCTAAGGAATTGGATCGATTCAGTTATATCTTTACCTGATATATacgattaaaaaaatataaaatgaatataaattttattatgattacaaaaaataaataaattattaataatagttatagttataattattaaaataactgtaattttaatttaatagatcagaaataataatttataataatatttaaaaaatataaaattattttcatatgtGTATGTATGGACTATGTATATGTGTCTATGTATGTGGGGATAATTTGGGTGGGTGGGGGGAATTGGGTGGTGGTGGGGCCCGCGTCGGTGCTTTATAAAGTAAATCCTAATTTAAGGTCAATGGGAAGAGAGTAGTTCATTGAGATTCTTTACATTAGAAGCTTAAACTATTTTAAAACTGGTTTACCTCCACTTCCAAATCATCCTCTGGTtggtttctttttctcttgacaAAATCGAACCCGTAATGTGATACAGCTTTGCAGGATTTATCGCCCGCAAGCAGCTAAACTGCCTTGCCATTTCCGATCTATGGCTGCTCCGTAGACATCGTCATAGAAGTTTCAACGGAATCCAGAAAAAAACTGCTGCGATTTCCCAATCCCTTGTTTGCCTCATTGAATCTTTCAAGTCTGGTGGGAAAAAGTAAAACTCCGGCAACTGTCCTCGGCGCGCGCTATAGGTGTATTCAAATCGGTCGGAAGCGACTTGATCCGAGTCCGAGACCTGATCGTCTGCACGATTAGGGCATTggttttatatgtatattatatgtatatgcatatgtatgcCAGGATGAGTTCGTGAGGAGTTGAAGAAATGTCGGGAGGCGAGTACAACGATCGCGCGATACTGTTGAGATCGAATTCGTCGGCTTCCGAGGGCGATTTGGAAAGTCAAGGGCATCCGAAGAGTAATAAGGGGATTAAAGATCTGCTGAAGCGCCTGGATCGAGGGTTTTCGGGGCGTCGGATCAGCTTTAAGCGTTCGGATCGTGGCGCCAGCGGTAGCGGAAGCGGAAGCGGCGGCGATGGCGGTGGTGATGAGATCTCCGCCGACAGCGCTCCGCCGGAGTGGGCGTTGCTGCTTATTGGCTGCCTCCTCGGTCTGGCTACCGGTCTCTGTGTCGCCGCCTTTTATCGTGCGGTGAGTCTTTGATtagtttcttttccttttttattgaatttgaaTGGTAGTTATGTCCTGCAAAGGGAATTCAATTATACTGATTGTGCAATTCCGTTGATGAAGATCTATTATTCTTCACTTCACCACGAATTAATGGCAGTTGGCATGAGCGTCGCACATCAGAGGGGACAGTTGTACCTGCCGACCTAGGACACAGATTCAAAGAGAGTGAATGGAGGAGCGAAATGGGGATGCACTTAGGTGTTTGCTCCTGGGACAGGGTGATTATCTAGGATTAAGAATTTAGTGGATGATAGCAAGTAGCAATAGTTAGCGGTTTATGGCTTACTGTGGGGTTGAAGACTCTGGGCTTATCAAAACTTGAGTAAGGAGGGTTGATATAGCAAGTATGTTGCTGCCATCACATCTGGTCTCGCCATCACATCTGGTCTCGCTATAGCAAGTTTATGGCTTACTGTGGGGTTGAAGACTCTGGGCTTATCAAAACTTGAGTAAGGAGGGTTGATATAGCAAGTATGTTGCTGCCATCACATCTGGTCTCGCTATACTCTTAGCAttgctaaaagaaaatgaaagaaaaactatCCAATCTTGAGCTTTTCCCCATTGCACAATGACACTGAAGGAAGCTTCTAAGATTTTGTCATTGGGAAAAGACCTTTCCAAACTAAACACTACCCTCCAGAGACTACTATTAACTTCAAGCATTAAATCAGGCCTTCTAGTTTCCTGCTTGAGGGAGGTGGATGCACACCACGGGTTTGGAAATATCCACTTCCTTAACAAGATCTACTATAAGCTGCCAATATGATTTGATCTTTATTAACACTGTTTATTTTTCTGAGAAAACTTACTCTTGTTGCAGCCTTCTTTGATTATTCTGTCCAGATTTATGGCTCCAACCAGTTTCTGTTATGCAATGCAGGGCATTCCAGTTCTCACTGTTCTGATTAGTATTTAGATGACTTGGTCAATAACTGAAGCATGAGTTGGTGGCTTCTAGTTAGTGGGTTCCTACTTTATTCCTATTTTATTGTTTGTTAAGGCTGGTGTAACAGCCACGTTTTATCTTCCCTATTTGTATGGGAGATGCTCCCTCATTGTATGAGAGATACTCCCTCAGTACAGTCTGCTATCAGAAGAGACTATATTAACGAGTTTGTTGGATAAATAAAGGGATGCAGAGTTTATAACCCCATAATTTCCAATCtcctccttctcttcttccaatTATTTCCTTCTCATTCTTGACGCCTTCCTTGCCTCATCTTGCTTATCTTACCCCTCCAACTTTTCCTTCCCTAGTAATCTTCCCTGTCCTCCTCCTCCAAAGCTGATTCCCTCTGCAATCTAGAAACATGCCTACCTTTTACTAATGAAGTTCAAAATTACTAGGTGTAACTGAGACTTGTTAATGTTAACTCTTATTTGATTGTGACTTTTTTGATGAATCTCCTGTAGTACAAGACCCAAATGAATTATAGGGCAGAGGATGAAGCTTGGTTTTGAAGGGCTGGtggttgtgtgtgtgtgtgtgggcggggggaggggggggggggagcgtTAGTGAATATCCTTCACTTTACCATTTTGTGTTCCATATTTTAGATCTGGCAGAAGTTGAGTGGCTACAATGTGGATCTTGGTTGACAATTTGGCATTTTATGGATCCAGAGGGCTATGTAAGAGGGAGGGATTTTGTCATAGAGGGTTATTTCTGTCATGTATGttagataacatatatatatatcccctcCACTGTATGATCTCTTTATAAATCCAaagtgtcacgaccctaggtTTTCCTAGGGTGTAGAATGGAATTTTGGGaggaatttgaagaagaaagaacagactGGAGGGATaaaacagaacagaaagagggagaaattgagaagagaaggaaatggtttggatgaagagagagagagagagagagagagagaagagtgaGAGGGAAACAGAATGATTTCACTCCATTCATGGATGGCCCTATTCTCTATTCAACAacttatttataggttgtttaCATCCTTGTGGTTATTACCAAACTAATCAACTAACACACTAACAAACTCTAGTACAATTACAACTACTGCCCTTTGGTTCATGACACAAAGGAAGGGGTTCCAGGTATAAACAAGTAAGGTGGGAGCTTTTGTGATCCTATTTCATCTCAGCAAATATCAGAGGGGTGTATCAACCCCTACTATATTAATATAGGTTTGGTCGATCCAATTTATGGTTTGTGAGGTTTGTCATGTTATGTGTGTGCTTGATCAATCCTTTACTGGATTCATGGTAAACATAACAATTCCTGTTTGCTTTTTAAGCACAATTTGTTTCACACTTTCAATACATTCTTCTTTAACATTTGCTCACATAAAATATCTATATGTGTTATAGGTCCATATAATACATGAATGGGCCTGGGCTGGTACTCCAAATGAGGGTGCTGCTTGGCTCCGTTTGCAGAGGCTAGCTGATACCTGGCATCGGATACTGTTAGTACCTGTTACTGGAGGGGTTATTGTTGGAATGATGCATGGATTGGTTGAGATATTAGACCAAATAAAACAGTCCAGTTCTTCTCAAGGACAAGGCTTTGATTTGCTTGCTGGAGTTTTCCCCACTTTAAAAGCAATCCAGGCTGCTGTTTCGTTAGGTACTGGTTGTTCATTGGGCCCTGAGGGCCCTAGTGTAGATATTGGGAAATCATGTGCCAAGGGCTGCTCTCTAATGATGGAAAATGACAGGGAAAGGAAAATAGCTCTTATTGCAGCTGGTGCAGCTGCTGGAATAGCTTCAGGTAATCAGATTGTCTTCTTTGACCAATTCTGTACTAGTTTCAGGTATTCTTTCACTTGTTTTATGCTAGGTCTTCAGGAGGCATGTAGATTCCTTGGATTGCCATGCTGGCCCAGGCTGTTCATTCTTTTGTCAGACTTGGCATAGACTTGCTTCTCAGGCATAACATGGTGTTACTGTCATCTTTTTCTATGAACTGGGCCTTTTGttttaaatctaaaataaaatctatcaccttattttttatttgagtccACTGTATTTTCTGGCATCTGTAGGCACTTTATTGCTCTTATTTGTCTCAGGTTCCATTTGGATAGGGTCATTTAAACTTGTCAGTTGtcatttggaatttgaaattcCAAATCCATTGTTTGGTTTCATAATTGTTAGAAGCATTTGGATTTTGGTCCAAATACAGGGTGGATTTGGACCCAATAAATAGAAGCATATTATAACACCCACTTAAGTAGAAAAGAATTCCTCCTGAATGGAGTGTCAGTTGTGTGgatatttcattttcattatctTGTTATGCATGCACCATGCTGTTGAAACCTAGAAGAGTAAATAAAGAAAAGTAAATTACATTTGGCTCCTGATTCCCGAAAGATATGTAACTAATACACCTCATCCCATGATCTACAAGTAATTACACAGTTGTTTCTTGCTTTCTGTTTTtcctatcttagtttattaagCTACCATAGGGAGTCTaatagagttttttttatatgttacatttgtttatttttttttttacttataaattcttgattttcccttcattaattttttccttttatctttCAAATGATGTCTATAACCTTTTCCCTCTCCAACTCTTCTCTTGCTTTATCTGGTGGCATAGGAAGGCCGGCCATTTCCATAATGGCTGCCGCCTCTATCCCCAACGTATGATCAAACTCCCCAGCCCATCATCACCCTTGGCTACCACCAAGGCCCAGAACTACATTGGACACCTCCAGCATCATTATGTTCCCAACCATCCAATGGTTAGAAACCCGCATTCTCAAAGAAAATTAGGCCAAATAACACACTATTCCCCCTAATTTGCAAATGTTTAAACATTGCATATCATTGTACAtggtgaaagagagagatcCATGCCTGTCCACAAATCTCAATGCTGCATACCCTCTGTGGATTGCATATTTGCTCACCACTCCATCTGATGTCCATGAATAGCCACTGCCATCaaattctctccctcccttctcTCTATCCTATTTCTCTTTTCCAATTATTGCAACCACCATCTCTCGATAACCCtcaattttgatgtttgataaTCTAACCCAGGTTTTGCTGCCATGAGAGAGAATAAGCAGGATACTAGGAGTTGTTTTGATGAATACACTGGGGTTGGTATGAGGTGGGGTGATAGGAGCTAGTTCAACAAATGATTGGTGTAGAGGATTTGGTGGTTCTGTTGGAGGTCTTGATCTCGTGTGGCATTTGGCCAACGTGTAACTGGAATTATAGAGGTTGGTTTGGCTAAGTGTTAGGTTGCTTAGGGTGATTCTTGCTGTTGGCgcctttgggggggggggggggggggggggagtggaTTGGTTCTAGCATGTGTGTGTAGGGGCAGTATTTGTTGTTGAGAGGACTAGCAGATTGTTGTGGTGGTGAGTTTTTTGCCAacattgaagaagaaaaacaatggGAAATTTTTCTGGGTTTTGGTAGATGTGTTCTGGGTGGAGTGCTGGAAAAATTAGTaaactttttttctttaattaaatttttatttataaagaaaaaatatatatttcatgcCTTTTAGACTGTCCCAGAACTCAAAAAGGGATAATGGAATGCAACCTAACTAGAAGTTGTAGCCTATAGAAAATTGttatcttgatattttattcatgaCTAGATTACCTCTGCCTAACATCCCCTGAAAAAGAGTATGGATCAGAAAGCGGTGACCATCTTGGTActtcttttgtaatcattttctctctttttgaatttttgttttttagctctaggaagaaaataatatgcAGAATGAGAACATCTTTAAACAAGACCTAGAATAAAAACATTCTGGAGAACTAAGCAAGCTAGagttaaattttggaaaaactgAGCATCTTAATGTGATGAGAAAATTAGTAGCATGTGGCATGTGAGATATATTCTTTGGAATTAACAAGGGTGGAGAATTGTCCCTTAAAGGGCATTCCCAGTGGCTTAGACTGCATATGCCACTATAGAAAATTGAGTTTGTCTCTTATtgcatattaaaaaattacaaaacagaaagaaagaaaaaatggatgTATGGAGAATTGGTTCTTATGTAGGATGATTTGGTGAAAAATTGGTAATAGCTTAACTAGTTCTAGGTCCTTTGAATCCAGTCTAATACCATGTTTTAActaacaaaacaaatacaattaattaataaaaaaacaacaataaagaGATAGCAGAAACAAGCACTACATTTACCTAGATAATAAGACCTATGCCCTGAAAGGGGAATTCTATAGCACTTCTACACTCAATAAATCCATGAATACAACCTAATGTGTTACTCATCTAATCTTTGGAGTTTGGAGATAAGCTTGTTACTTGTTAGGTTTATCTCTTAAACATATCCTAGTTCTCAATCTTCAGACTCTGCACTGACAGAAGCCCATCCCACTGGTTGCCCTTTTAGTCCTGTAATCTATAGCGTGGAATGAACATACGAAAcctgttgagttctaacctagtcaagaggggggggtgaattgacaccttttaaaaactttaatgcaaaacttatgcacgtatatatatgagaaaacaaatttaatataaaccaaaattgtagttgagagtacgggagcacttaaatactagatggataatatgatatccgctagctgtgctagtatgtgcttagatccaatatactcttcaaattacaacttggtgaaaaacatgtgatttgaatgcacacaataacaagactttaaataaaccaaatggaatattgaatgagtacaaagaatgatcaattaaaacaaatcagaatataatagccaacaagaatgtaggccttaggatttggccacacaaaaacaaaaacaaacaagtataatcaagcaagaataagtaaagagtgaagagaagaaggacacaacgatttatagtgattcggcccttatggcttacatccactacctaaggattcccttccttaggattttcaatcaaatccactatatgaaacttttcttacaaccaccaaatccttcacttggcttcaccaccaccaaactatttctggagtctcacactcactagcttggattttgtacgctctttacaagatagtagagattgaaaaatagggttctctcaaaaataatacaatgaagtgtagagaactctcttagttttctctcaagaatatagaggaaaagaaagacttggagagaatgagaatcttggctaatgatgtagaaaatgatagggcttccaaaagttgttccaaaggcttcaagagatccttttatatagtgttagagttggctttccttgatcaatctcagccctccatgtgtcaagtcttcaagccaatcttagcccttcgttttgaatttttgatttaccttccataatcagctaacttgattgatcttcaagacctttgacttttgtagatctccaatcagccttgaatgagcaaatcaattccaataatgcatggctgatttcaaggattaaaaatatcatccaaacccttcataattcttgcaaaatcgaaataacaaatgatcaattctgacttctagttgatcttcaaactcctttgattgtgcaattggccccttagcttccataacaagcatagctaatttgaaatttgaatttaaacctccaaatggtgtaaaatccttccaaatattctcagataatgaagcaaatttgtccaataatgaagatatcaattataacttcaaaagcccttaattgatcaagtttccatactaaaaaattttgacaacaagaagagaatcaatttgtgtagctgaatatatgcaagatatccttagaatattctcccataatgaagatatcaattagctataatgaagatatcaattagctataatgaggatatcaattagtcataatgagtatatcaattagtcataatgagtaggataattgattccatgatttgagtagaggatccttttaatgagatagaatcagcaataaaggaaagtaatatcaatcaaggtttaactttcaaaccttaatttcctccattaatgttgaataatagggctgaatctttaacttctccatttgaatgcaattcaaaaatttttccatatttaactaagtaaagaagcttctaagaacctttaaatttactccatgattctcttaccatatttagaccaacgagaaaatgtaaccttgatgagtgtgctccacgtggctgccatgtcatcaaaatgccacattaacaatgccatgtcgccaagttacatatatggcaactccatatagtggactactccaatctcctcaaaaacttccatatatatcttttgaacttcccatatatgaacaaggattcaatatatcttctagactttccattctaagaagaactttccattcatagctcaaatactaaaatttctagaaagctctctaaaaacttgtttccatatataatgaaatctctatataagtataagaagtttccatatataacctgtgtcatgaaatcactaaagaatagctttgtaagccttatgaaggcttcatgctttgttagaacataaaatataaattcacattcacacatgccaatcatcaatcatcaaaatctacactcaacaaaaCCAACGTCCATTTTGGAACATTTTGGATGGGACAGCTTTTTGATTCCTATTGTGGCATGCATAACAGGTAATACTGCAAGGCCTTTTGGGAAATATAACAATCATCTGCTTTAAAAGGAAAAGCTTATGCATGTCATAATAAAATCCCTTTATGAGATATAATGATCAGTCTATTTGCCTGTCCACTTTTTATCAATTGTCTTGAATGGggatttactttatttttgtcaaTGTGTTTGGTCATAAGTGAGAGAGTAACAGATTTTTATCTTCATTAAAGTTCCCATGCAACATTCCTTGTGCCATTAGGTGAAGCAGTAGGAATCTGCTGGAGCATTTCCTTCATGTGGAGCATGAATTTCTGATTGTACTATGACATtccttaattttcctttttttttggtttctaaAACTAGTATGAAGGCCTCTACCTTCTTTGTTTTCATCATAATTTCTAATCTGCTTGTCATTCCTCTCTATCATGTGTATTTCTTAGTTCTAGAGAGTATGGATTTGCATATAGCTTTACTAGTTTACTGCTTCTGTTTACTTTGGTGGCATTTGACATGTaaaatttgttcttttttttgggggttcCCTTTGATTCAGGTTTCAATGCGGCAGTGGCTGGTTGTTTCTTTGCTATTGAAACTGTTTTAAGGCCTCTCCGTGCTGAAAACTCTCCTCCATTTACAACTGCCATGATAATATTAGCATCTGTTATTTCGTCTACAGTATCAAATGCTATTCTTGGGAAGGAAGATTATTTCACTGTCCCCACGTACGATTTGAAATCTGCCGCTGGTATTTTATCTAATTCTTGttcaattaccataaattgagaAAATCTTGGGTTGTATCTGTTCAGTACTCTGTTGAGTGTACAATAGTTGCTCCGGCCAGATATCACAACACTTGGTTAATGGTTATGCCATTCATCCAAAAAAATCTTAGTTTTGACTTGCTTATGTGATTTTTAGTCGATTTTCATTTATGAAGAGGGCATTCATTCCCCACCATGCCCTTAAGACTGCTAAAAAATTTCATTGAGTGAGAGGATGAAGCAGATTGGTTTGCTTAGTTGTACAGCCATTAGTTCAGTGTAACGCTTATCCTGTCCAATCCTGCCTGCAAtgaatattagattatttagaCTTAGGATGTTCATACCTTAGCATTACATACTTCCCATAAGTAGGAACAATCTCCAGATGAGCCATGTGTGTATCCAATAATTGAAACAGATAATCCCAGGAAGGGGGGTGGACAGTCCAGTTTCTGTAATTGGCTAATGGGGGTCAAAATTGAAACATGAAACCTTATTGTCTTAGACACAACAAACTTAAAAAACGCATCCATTTTGTTGATCAAAGGCCTAACTTTGCCTGATACTTGAAATTTAGAGAATCATGAACTGATGATCATTGGTGGTCGAGTTTGGATCAAGATAAGAAATAGTTGAGTAGGAGAGTCTTTGTCTATGGTCTATTATAATCATTGGCATTGATGGCAATCATGGGCAGTGGTGAAGAGGAAGCTGGAATGTATCACCtctagaggaggaggaggaaagtTGGGAAACAAATTGATGTTGCGTCTCTTAATGATGACATTTTTGCAGAAAGCGAGTGGGACCTTTTTTTGGAGGGGGGATCAGTAGGCAAATATTTCCTTCTGCTTGGAGTAAAGTAATCTGGAACACATAATAGACTTTTCTTACTACTCATCCTAGGTTAGTTTCTCTTCAATATCCAGTGCATATTATTTGCTCATGAAATGTAGTTGTTTTAACTGTGTGGTGCTAATAACAGGTGAAAGTAATCATTAAAagcttaataattttaattaatgcatTTGACATTATAAAAcactctatttttcttttcctttctctttttttatttaagatcaAATAcataacaccccccccccccccaaaaaacaaaaatcttgtcatttaaaatagaaaaaatatagatCCCTGCCATTTTTGTCTTGCATTTTATTCTCAAAGTTTTTGGGTCAACACGTTTGTGCCTTCTATCCATGTTGGATGTCACGTCCATACTTCTTATTAGCTTATGGATTGTATCATTGCCGGGGTGACATCTTGTTCCTTGATTTCTGTTAAGGGTTCTCTGGTTGTGCTTGATTTGATAGGTACAGTGATGATCTAGAGGAGCTTAATTATTCCTTCACACTATTTTGTTCCTAAGTTGTTAAGCAAAAGCTAAGGAAATCAGATAATCTAATTAGTTGGTCTGGttgggaaataaaaataaaatgatggcCGTCTCCTGGTAGATCCCATTTCTTGTTGGATATGCATGGAAAAAGCAATATCACAAGTAGTTTCCATCTCCTTTACTCTTCCCTTGCAACTATGTAATGGAGCAACCTTTTTGCACTATAAATACTGATTGATTATATCTAAATAATTATGTGAGTAACTTACGTTTTATGGATTTATGATGATATACTCTCTTGACTATGTTGATGTTTCTTTGCAGAACTACCTCTATACCTGATACTAGGTATGCTATGTGGGGTAGTGAGTGTAGTATTCAATCGCTTGGTTACTTGGTTCGACAAGGCATTTGAGtatatcaaagaaaaatttggtGTTCCTGCAGTTGTTTGCCCTGCTTTGGGGGGTTTAGGAGCAGGGCTAATAGCTCTTAGGTATCCTGGAATACTCTACTGGGGTTTCACTAATGTTGATGAAATCCTTCGTACTGGTAAGAGTGTTTCAGCACCTGGAATTTGGCTGCTAGCTCAATTAGCAATTGCTAAAGTAGTTGCAACGGCTTTGTGCAAGGGGTCTGGGCTTGTAGGTGGAGTGTATGCACCTAGTTTGATGATTGGTGCTGCTGTTGGTGCTGTATTTGGTGGTTCAGCAGCTGAACTAGTCAATTCAGCTATTCCAGGAAACACTGCTATTGCCCAGCCACAAGCATATGCACTGGTAAGTTTTCAGCGTGTTTCTATTTAAATAGGTTACTGTTAGCTGTACAAGTAATAGTTGATCATTATTGATGCATGTCCATACTTCT is a window of Diospyros lotus cultivar Yz01 chromosome 10, ASM1463336v1, whole genome shotgun sequence DNA encoding:
- the LOC127811514 gene encoding chloride channel protein CLC-f isoform X1; the encoded protein is MSGGEYNDRAILLRSNSSASEGDLESQGHPKSNKGIKDLLKRLDRGFSGRRISFKRSDRGASGSGSGSGGDGGGDEISADSAPPEWALLLIGCLLGLATGLCVAAFYRAVHIIHEWAWAGTPNEGAAWLRLQRLADTWHRILLVPVTGGVIVGMMHGLVEILDQIKQSSSSQGQGFDLLAGVFPTLKAIQAAVSLGTGCSLGPEGPSVDIGKSCAKGCSLMMENDRERKIALIAAGAAAGIASGFNAAVAGCFFAIETVLRPLRAENSPPFTTAMIILASVISSTVSNAILGKEDYFTVPTYDLKSAAELPLYLILGMLCGVVSVVFNRLVTWFDKAFEYIKEKFGVPAVVCPALGGLGAGLIALRYPGILYWGFTNVDEILRTGKSVSAPGIWLLAQLAIAKVVATALCKGSGLVGGVYAPSLMIGAAVGAVFGGSAAELVNSAIPGNTAIAQPQAYALVGMAATLASVCSVPLTSVLLMFELTKDYMILLPLLGAVGLAIWVPSVTKPSKEMEASDTRSLTRDYSPISHSEDKHNGIWRRAGDRNELELSVLGNGENHEAFDEDSILEDLKVSQAMSKNYVAVSPSLTLKGAIKSMHDNQQHCVLVVDVEDFLEGILTYGDIKRFLSSQSGEGSEGDLPLQDLNTCLVSSICTRGISYRGQERGLLTCYPDTDLAIAKKLMEAKGVKQLPVVKRGGDFQRERKRRIVAILYYDSIWSCLREEINHWKSVYHQRKDDSLEAITNGH
- the LOC127811514 gene encoding chloride channel protein CLC-f isoform X2 translates to MSGGEYNDRAILLRSNSSASEGDLESQGHPKSNKGIKDLLKRLDRGFSGRRISFKRSDRGASGSGSGSGGDGGGDEISADSAPPEWALLLIGCLLGLATGLCVAAFYRAVHIIHEWAWAGTPNEGAAWLRLQRLADTWHRILLVPVTGGVIVGMMHGLVEILDQIKQSSSSQGQGFDLLAGVFPTLKAIQAAVSLGTGCSLGPEGPSVDIGKSCAKGCSLMMENDRERKIALIAAGAAAGIASGFNAAVAGCFFAIETVLRPLRAENSPPFTTAMIILASVISSTVSNAILGKEDYFTVPTYDLKSAAELPLYLILGMLCGVVSVVFNRLVTWFDKAFEYIKEKFGVPAVVCPALGGLGAGLIALRYPGILYWGFTNVDEILRTGKSVSAPGIWLLAQLAIAKVVATALCKGSGLVGGVYAPSLMIGAAVGAVFGGSAAELVNSAIPGNTAIAQPQAYALVGMAATLASVCSVPLTSVLLMFELTKDYMILLPLLGAVGLAIWVPSVTKPSKEMEASDTRSLTRDYSPISHSEDKHNGIWRRAGDRNELELSVLGNGENHEAFDEDSILEDLKVSQAMSKNYVAVSPSLTLKGAIKSMHDNQQHCVLVVDVEDFLEGILTYGDIKRFLSSQSGEGSEGDLPLQDLNTCLVSSICTRGISYRGQERGLLTCYPDTDLAIAKKLMEAKGVKQLPVVKRGGDFQRERKRRIVAILYYDSIWSCLSFMPALKSF
- the LOC127811514 gene encoding chloride channel protein CLC-f isoform X3, with translation MSGGEYNDRAILLRSNSSASEGDLESQGHPKSNKGIKDLLKRLDRGFSGRRISFKRSDRGASGSGSGSGGDGGGDEISADSAPPEWALLLIGCLLGLATGLCVAAFYRAVHIIHEWAWAGTPNEGAAWLRLQRLADTWHRILLVPVTGGVIVGMMHGLVEILDQIKQSSSSQGQGFDLLAGVFPTLKAIQAAVSLGTGCSLGPEGPSVDIGKSCAKGCSLMMENDRERKIALIAAGAAAGIASELPLYLILGMLCGVVSVVFNRLVTWFDKAFEYIKEKFGVPAVVCPALGGLGAGLIALRYPGILYWGFTNVDEILRTGKSVSAPGIWLLAQLAIAKVVATALCKGSGLVGGVYAPSLMIGAAVGAVFGGSAAELVNSAIPGNTAIAQPQAYALVGMAATLASVCSVPLTSVLLMFELTKDYMILLPLLGAVGLAIWVPSVTKPSKEMEASDTRSLTRDYSPISHSEDKHNGIWRRAGDRNELELSVLGNGENHEAFDEDSILEDLKVSQAMSKNYVAVSPSLTLKGAIKSMHDNQQHCVLVVDVEDFLEGILTYGDIKRFLSSQSGEGSEGDLPLQDLNTCLVSSICTRGISYRGQERGLLTCYPDTDLAIAKKLMEAKGVKQLPVVKRGGDFQRERKRRIVAILYYDSIWSCLREEINHWKSVYHQRKDDSLEAITNGH